CGAAATCGCGTTAATCGCGAAATCTTGCGCCGTTTGCCTGAGCCTCCTCAGATTCCACACATCCGCGGCCGAAGTGTCAAGTGCTTGTTTCACAAGCCTTTGGCGAGCCGAAAATGCGTTTCCCGGTGAATTACCGCCGGGTCGCCGTCGGGGAGCGGCCCCCGGGCGATTACACACGAAAATCGGCTTTCCCCCTGGTTTCACTTGTCTCGTTTTTTAGGTCCACCTAAAATCAGGAGGATATGGGGGCGAAATATCTGCTACCCCGTGCGCAGTCGATGGTCTCCGTAGGCAAGGATTCGCCCGATTCCGCGACCACGGGGATAAGAGGGAGAAGCCGTGGCGCTTTCTGACGTCGACCGCAATTTATTGGAGCGCTGCCTGACCCGGCAGCCCCGTGCCTGGGAGGATTTTGTCGACCGGTTCACCGGCTTGGTGGTGCATGTCATCAACCACTCGGCCCAGTCACGGTCGATCCGCCTGGTCCGCGAAGATTTCGAGGACCTGGCCAGCGAAGTCTTTTTGACCGTCCTGCGCGAGGATTTCGCGATCTTGCGACGGTTCCGGGGGCAAAGCAGCCTGGCCACGTACCTGACGGTCATTGCCCGGCGGGTCGTCGTGAGGGAATTGTTGGCCCGCAAGCAGGCCACTTCCCTGGCCGCATCGCATCCGGTCGCCAGCGCCGAGACGGAAGCCCGTATTCATGATCGCGAAGAAGTCGATCGGCTGCTGGAAGACCTCGAGCCGGGCGAGGCGCACATCGTGCGACTGTTTCACCTCGACGGCCTGAGCTATCACGAAATCAGTCAGTCGACCGGCATCAACGAAAACTCCATCGGGCCCCTCTTGGCCCGGGCCCGCGAGAAAATGCGCCGCGCCGGGGAAGCGGTCGGTTAGCGCAATCTGAACCGCGGGGGCGCTGAGAGGATCGTGTTCCGATCGCTGAAAACTGAACACTGAAAACTTCCAACTCCCACCGCCTCACTACGGAAACTTCCCCTCCGCAAGTTCTCGATCCCATTGGTCCATCAGCGGCCAATCGACGGCGCAGGTGCCGAAATCGGCCATGTGGAGGTAGCCTTCCACGCGGGCGATGGTGCGGTCCAAGAGCGCGTCGTCCTTGCGGAAAATCGGCCCGTGGCTGGGCAGCAGCCATTCCACGTCGCTGGCCCGAATGCGGCGCAACGAGCGGAGGAACGACGGGATGTCGCTGCCGTGATGGGCGTCGATCGCGCCGATGCAGCCGTCACGATAAATGTTGTCGCCGCTCATCAGCAAGTTGCCGAGGCGGAACGAAAGCTGGCTATCGGTGTGGCCGGGCGTATGCCAGACCTCGAGCGATTGCCCGCCGATCGCAATCCGGTCGCCGTCGTTGACGAGCGTATCGAGCTTCACCGGCGGCATCGCCATGTGAATGTCTTGCGCGGCGATCTCCGCAAAGGTGCGAATCACGTCGCCGGTGGCGAGCGGCTCGGCGGCGAGCGGATGACCGGTGACGGTCGTCTTCAGCAGTTGCTTGGCCTTGGCGAGCCCCTGGATGTGATCCACATCGGCATGCGTGGCGACGATCGTCTTGCAACTCGACAGCGGAAAATCCAGCTGTCGAATCGTTTCGATGATCTCGTCGACGGTTTCTTCGAAGCCAATGTCGATCAACGCCCATTCCGGGCCGTCGTAGACCAGGTAGACGTTGCAACCGATTCGCTGGCCCAACTGATAGTTGATCTCAATTACATGCGGAAATACCGGCCTCCGCTCGATCATCGCGCTGATTCCTCGCTGTTGTGCCCCTGGAGCAATTCCTGGCGGCTAGCTGGGTGTACTCCACGAACGCTGAGCGCTGCAGTTCTCGGCGGCTTTCGTCTGGAGCCGAGGTCTGTGACCTCGGCCGCAAAGCCAAAATCGCCGTTGCCGACTCGCGCCGCACCGGATTCTAGGTCCGCCCACGAACAGCGACAAGTAACTGCCCGCTAGCAAAATGCCGCTGCGGAGCAACGCGCGATAACCTCAAAATGCGCCGAACAGCGTCCCGAAGATTGCGAGCCAAAACGGCAGCGAACCCAGCAACGAATAGACGAACGCCGATTTGAGCCGGCCCTGATACCAGCCCCGGGCGCCGAGAAAACCGAACAGCGAGAACAGTATCAAGATCAGCGTGATGACGATCCGCTCCGGCCAGCCCGGCGTGTACAAGGCGTGGCGATTGCCGCCGAAGAACAACATGCGAAATGCGCCCGCGCCGTACAACATCCCGAAGATGCACATACAAACCGTGGCGAACACGCGCCAGTTGGGGCGCGCATGACGTGAAGTGACTTCGTCGACCGTGACTTCGAACGTCGGTCGCAGCGGGCTCTGTGGGACGCGATAGGGATTGTCGTCTTGATCCATATTGACCCTTCCGGCTTTACGAACGCAGATACTTATTAAGTCGCGCCACTCCAATGAAAAATCGACAGACCAACCGGCACAGGCAATCTAATCCGGCAAATCGGAAAAGTCGAGCGCGCAGACAGCCGCTCCTACACCAGCCCGTAGCGCCAGCGAGGGAGAGTTGACGGAATGTACAGATCGAGTTGAAACTCTCGGTTGCCCTGGGAGCGGCATGCGGAGAGTTTCATCTCGATCTGTACGCAGCGTCCGTTCTCCCTCGCTGGCGCTACGGGCTAGTGTGGCGCGGATAACTGTTCCTAACCCTGGCTCCTTGCCCGGCTTGTCGTACAATCAATTACACGAACTCAACCCTCGCACCGCGCGCACGCGGGACCCGGCCTTGGCACTTTCTCGGTGCTCCGTGTCTCCGTGCCTCGGTGGTACACCTCCTCGGAACCAGCAACGCGCGTGGGCACGATACCCGACGGATTTTCAGCCAGGATTCAGGCGCTCGCCGGCGGCCCGGTCGCGCGCCGGCTCGCGCAATGGGCGATGCTGCTGCCCAAGATCTCCAGCTATGAGCCGGAGCTGATGGAGCTGAAGGACCACGAGTTGCGGAAGCGCAGCCTGTCGATCCAATACCGCGCGAAGGCCCTGGAACCGCTCGACCGATTGCTGCCCCAGGCCTACGCTTTGGTCCGCGAGGCCGGCCGCCGCGCGCTTAACATGCGGCACTTCGATGTGCAGATGCTCGGCGGCGCGGCCATGCACCAACATTGCATCGCCGAGATGCAAACCGGCGAAGGCAAAACGCTCACCGCGACGTTGCCGTTGTATTTGAATTCGCTCACCGGCAAGGGCGCGCTGTTGGCCACGGTGAACGATTACCTCGCCCGTCGCGACGCCGAGTGGATGCGGCCCCTCTATGAAATGCTCGGGCTGACGGTCGGCGTGATCGAAACGCAGATGTCGCAAGCGCAGCGGCGCAAAGCCTACGCCTGCGATATTACTTATGGCACGGCCAAGGAATTCGGCTTCGACTTCCTCCGCGATCGCTTGTTGATGCGGCGGATCCAGGAAGGCGAGACCGACGTGCTGGCTGGCATGCTGGGGCAGTTCTCAGGCGAGAAGAACGAAAAGCCCGTGCAACGGGGCGCGTACTTCTGCCTGGTGGACGAGGCGGACAGCATTCTGATCGACGAGGCGCGGACGCCGCTGATTATCAGCGCGCTGCCGACGGAGGCGGAACGGATCGCCGTTGAATGCTATCGCTGGGCGTCGTCGATCGCGAATGATTTCATTGAGGACGATCATTTCGAATACGAGCACGACAAGAAGAAAGTCGAGCTCTCCGCCACGGGACGGCACTTGGCGCGGCGCTTGACGAAGCCCGAGGCGATGGACTCGGTCGGCATGTACACGATCTACGAGTACGTGGAGCGCGCGATCAAGGTGCATCGCGAGTTCACGCTCGACCGGCACTACGTGGTGCGGGACGACGAGATTGTGATCGTCGACGAGTTCACAGGCCGCTTGTCCGAAGGTCGCAAATGGCGCGACGGCATTCACCAGGCCATTGAAGCGAAAGAAGCGATCACGGTGACCGTGGCCACCGGCCAGGCGGCGCGCGTCACCGTGCAGGACTATTTCCTGCGCTTCGAAAAGCTCGGCGGCATGACCGGTACGGCGTCGAGCTCGGCGAGCGAATTCCAAAAGATCTACAAGCTCCGCGTCGTGCCGGTGCCGACGAATCGCCCGGCGATCCGCCAGGCACTGCCGACGCTGGTGTTTGGGCACAACGACGAAAAATGGGCCGCGATCGTCGAGGAAATCCGCGAGATGCACGCTCTCGGCCGCCCCGTGCTGGTCGGCACGCGGTCGATCGATAAATCGGAGCATTTATCGCGCCTGCTGCACGCAGCGGGCATCGAGCACCAGGTGCTGAACGCCCGACACGTCGCCGAAGAGGCGGAAATCATCGGCCGCGCCGGATTGCCCGACCGCGTCACCGTCAGCACGAACATGGCCGGCCGCGGCACCGACATCAAACTCGCGCCGGAAGTCGCGGAGCTCGGCGGGCTGCACGTGATCTGCACCGAGATGCACGACGCGGCGCGGATCGACCGGCAGTTGATCGGTCGCTGCGGACGCCAAGGCGATCCGGGCACCTACCGGCAGTACCTTTCACTCGACGACGACCTCTTGGAGACCGGCTTCGGTCCTAAGCGCGCCCGGCGCTGGAAAACACGCGGTGAAAATAATCCCGGCCAGGTCGGCGGCTTCGCGTCGTACTTCCGCAAAGCGCAGAAGAAAGTGGAACGCAAGCACTTTCGCGACCGCAAAGTGCTGATGTACTACGAGAAGGAGCGCAAGAAGCTTCAGCGCCAGATGGGCCAGGATCCGTACCTTGATACGCCGGGGTAAGACGGGAATGACGGATTTCTAAGTCCGAATGACGAAAGAAATCCGAATGTCGAATGCTTGAATGTCAGAAGGGCTTGCGGACCATAATCCGGTTGTGCTCAGTCATTCGACATTCGTGCTTCGACATCAATTCGTCATTCGGATTTCGAAATTCGTCATTTGCCGCCGACGCTTCACGCAACGACTACCTTGCTCATACTGCATCGGTTGGCGGCGAGGCTTCTGGAATCGTCGGGATTGCGACCGGCTCCGTGGCCTTGCTTTCCGATTTACTGGCCGTGGCTTCCATGCGGCGGAGGCTGACGTGGTATTGGCGCCAACCGAGGAAGCCGATTGCGGCGGCGGCGACCGCGAGCGCCGACGACACCGTGGGGAAGATGCCAAGCGTGGCACAAACGATCATCGCAAAGGCGAACGCACCGCCGCCAACTAAGATGCGATTCAAGCGGCGTTGCGCGGTCTTTCGTTCGGAATGTCGATCGAGGGCGCCGCGCACCGATTGATTCGCGATTTCGCGCATCATCGATAAATCGACGGGCACTTCCGGCACTTTCGGGCGTTCCGGTCGGCGGACTGGTTTGGCGACCTGCTCGACGTCCGGCTGCGGCGTGGTCTTGGCGGTGGTGCTGCGATGCGACTCTGATTTGACGGGCGCACCTTCCTTGACGTTTTGTCCGCGCGGATTGGCGCCGGCTCGTTCCAGCAGTTGCTGCATGTAGGCATCGATCGAGCCGTCTTCCTCATGGTGTTCTGCCGCGGCGTGCGTGCGTTCGCGACGAGGTTCGGGCTCGCGTACCTCGGGCGTTTCATCCGATTCGTCTTGTCGACGGAAGAGCTGGGCAGTCGATAAACCGGCAGCCCGGTCGTCGCGGCGTTCGCCATGGGACTCCAGTTCCGCCTCGCGTTGCTCCAGTTCGGCCTGGTATTCGCGACTCTCTTTTTCCCAGCGAGCGCATTCCTGGTCCCACTGCTGGCGCTGCACTTCCCAGCGGGCGCGCTCCGCTTCGAGTTCCGCCCAAGCTGCTTTCACGTCTTGCTGATCGGCATCGACGACGGTCTCGTCGACGGCCTGCTGCTGGTTCGCCAGTTCCGAGCGCTCTTGCAGCAGCGCGGCGGAAGCTTCCGCATGAGCTTGCTGTTCGACGGAGAGTTGGCGTTGCTCGAGCCGCAGCGTCGCCTTTTCCTTATCGAGCCCGGCCTTTTGTTCTTCCAGCAGCGTCTTCGCGGCCGCGGTGCGTTCGCTGATTTCCGTGGCGAAACGTTCCGCATCCGCCTTTTGCCGTTGCAGCTCTTCGCCTTGCTGTTCCAATTCGCGGCGCGACGCGTCGATCTGGCGTTGTAACTCGTCGAGTTGAGCGCGGGATTGATCGCATTTGGCGCGATCGGCGCCGAACAGCTCGCGATCCTTGGCCAAATCGCCGCGGCTTTGTTCGAGTTGCCGGCGGCTTTCGTCCAGGGCGAGACGTTCGCTGGTCAGCTTCGATTCGCGTTCGTTCCACTCGCTGGCACGACGCTGCTGCTCGTCGGCGTCGGCCTGGGATGGCTCCGCGCCGGCGGGTTGTGGCGCGAGGTTCAGCTGTTGCTGCTCCAGTTCGCGTCGCAAGTTCTCCAACGAGGATCGCTCGCCCGCCAGGCGGACGTCCTGCTCGACTAGTTCCGCGGCGCGGCGTTCGAGTTCAGTCGCCTTGGCCTGCGCAACTTGGTCCGCTTCGCCGAGGCGTTGGTCCAATTCCTGCTTCTGCTGTTCCAGTTCGTTACGCCAGCCTTTCAAGGAGGCCCGTTCGGCGGCGTTTTGAGACTGCCGCTCGTTCAATTCGGCTTCACTGCGTTGCGCTTCGTCCGCACGGGACTGAGTCGACAATTCCGCCGCGGCGAGTTTTTGTTCCAACTCGTGGGCCAGGCGCTCCAACTCCTGCCGCCGCGGTTCCAAGTCCGCCGTCAGGCGAGTTAGTTCGCTCTGTTGGGCTTCGAGCTCGTTTTTCTGTTGTTCCAGTTCGCTGCGCCAGCCCTTCAGCGACGCCCGTTCGGCGGCGTTTTGCGATTGTTGTTCGCTAAGGTCCGCGGCGCTGCGTTCCTGTTCCGCGGCATGCGTGCGTGCCGATAGTTCCGCCGCTTGGCGGGCTTGTTCCAACGTCTGTTTTTGTTGCTCGAGTTCATTGCGCCAGAGTTCCAGCGCCGTCCGCTCGCCGGACAAACGGCCTTCAAGTTCCCCGCCTGCTTGCTCACGGCGTTCGACGTCCTTCTGGCGGGCTTCCAATTCGGCCAAACGTTGGGCGTCCTGCTCGTCGACCCGAGGTGCGGCCTCGACCAGTTCCGCGCGATCGAAATCTGGCGTCGCCGAGGGCAGCACTTCGAGTTCCACCTCGTCGAGCTGTAGTCGGTCGCCGGACTGGAGCGAGGCGTCCTGGAACTCGGCGCCGTTCAACCGCGCCCGAGGAGACATGCTGCGGACGACGTCGTGGGCTTCGCCGCGCAAGACTAGGCAGTAGCAGGGGGCGACGTCGACGCCTGCCAGGCGGAGCGTGCAGCCAGGATCGGCGCCGACCGAGACCTTTTGGCCAGACAGCATGACGACCTGCGAGTCGCCCACGTTGTGGCGGGTATGGACGCGGAACGCCAACTCCCGGGCAGGAGTTCCCAATACGGTCGATTGCTCGGCGGCTTCCATCAACTGCGACATTGCAGACCTGTCCTGTGCAAAATGCCCCACCGCACTCACCGCGCAAGGCCGACGGCCGGCCCCGAGCGACGGTGCTAATGCCCCATAATCAGCTACGTCGCAACTGGCCCAAGGTCAAAGGGGAACCTGG
The sequence above is drawn from the Planctomycetia bacterium genome and encodes:
- a CDS encoding sigma-70 family RNA polymerase sigma factor, which gives rise to MALSDVDRNLLERCLTRQPRAWEDFVDRFTGLVVHVINHSAQSRSIRLVREDFEDLASEVFLTVLREDFAILRRFRGQSSLATYLTVIARRVVVRELLARKQATSLAASHPVASAETEARIHDREEVDRLLEDLEPGEAHIVRLFHLDGLSYHEISQSTGINENSIGPLLARAREKMRRAGEAVG
- a CDS encoding MBL fold metallo-hydrolase, giving the protein MIERRPVFPHVIEINYQLGQRIGCNVYLVYDGPEWALIDIGFEETVDEIIETIRQLDFPLSSCKTIVATHADVDHIQGLAKAKQLLKTTVTGHPLAAEPLATGDVIRTFAEIAAQDIHMAMPPVKLDTLVNDGDRIAIGGQSLEVWHTPGHTDSQLSFRLGNLLMSGDNIYRDGCIGAIDAHHGSDIPSFLRSLRRIRASDVEWLLPSHGPIFRKDDALLDRTIARVEGYLHMADFGTCAVDWPLMDQWDRELAEGKFP
- a CDS encoding preprotein translocase subunit SecA, coding for MGTIPDGFSARIQALAGGPVARRLAQWAMLLPKISSYEPELMELKDHELRKRSLSIQYRAKALEPLDRLLPQAYALVREAGRRALNMRHFDVQMLGGAAMHQHCIAEMQTGEGKTLTATLPLYLNSLTGKGALLATVNDYLARRDAEWMRPLYEMLGLTVGVIETQMSQAQRRKAYACDITYGTAKEFGFDFLRDRLLMRRIQEGETDVLAGMLGQFSGEKNEKPVQRGAYFCLVDEADSILIDEARTPLIISALPTEAERIAVECYRWASSIANDFIEDDHFEYEHDKKKVELSATGRHLARRLTKPEAMDSVGMYTIYEYVERAIKVHREFTLDRHYVVRDDEIVIVDEFTGRLSEGRKWRDGIHQAIEAKEAITVTVATGQAARVTVQDYFLRFEKLGGMTGTASSSASEFQKIYKLRVVPVPTNRPAIRQALPTLVFGHNDEKWAAIVEEIREMHALGRPVLVGTRSIDKSEHLSRLLHAAGIEHQVLNARHVAEEAEIIGRAGLPDRVTVSTNMAGRGTDIKLAPEVAELGGLHVICTEMHDAARIDRQLIGRCGRQGDPGTYRQYLSLDDDLLETGFGPKRARRWKTRGENNPGQVGGFASYFRKAQKKVERKHFRDRKVLMYYEKERKKLQRQMGQDPYLDTPG